One Methanobacterium sp. genomic region harbors:
- the rpl12p gene encoding 50S ribosomal protein P1, whose translation MEYVYAAMLLHTTGQEINEGNVTKILEAAGAEVDEARVKALIAALEDVDIEEAMEKTAVAAAAPAAAAPAAAPAEEEEEEEEEEEEKEEEAAAGLGALFG comes from the coding sequence ATGGAATATGTATACGCAGCAATGTTATTGCACACAACTGGTCAGGAAATTAACGAAGGAAATGTAACTAAAATATTAGAAGCAGCAGGAGCAGAAGTAGACGAAGCTAGAGTAAAAGCATTAATCGCAGCACTCGAAGACGTAGACATCGAAGAAGCAATGGAAAAAACTGCAGTAGCAGCAGCAGCTCCAGCAGCAGCAGCTCCAGCAGCAGCTCCAGCTGAAGAAGAAGAAGAGGAAGAAGAAGAGGAAGAAGAAAAAGAAGAAGAAGCCGCAGCAGGTCTCGGTGCTCTCTTCGGATAA
- a CDS encoding 50S ribosomal protein L10, translating to MAHVANWKKDEVNNLKELIDGHSVVGMANLADIPAPQLQKMRRTLKEDATVKMSRKTLMSLALSESQKSNIDALGEHMEGQPALIFTNMNPFKLFKILEASKTPAPAKAGSIAPADIVVPKGDTAFKPGPILGELQKVGIPAKIDKGKIVITKDKVVVAEGEVVSREIAGILTRLDIHPMEVGIDLVAAYEDQTVYTSDLLTIDESKTISDIQTAFSQALNLSVNASIYNKVAMPYIIQNAASKSMNLALNAEILTSKTTDLLLSKAYLQMLALASEIASKNEEALDDELLDKLKSRPQAVEVKSEEKEEDEDEEEEEEEKEEDAAAGLGALFG from the coding sequence ATGGCTCATGTTGCTAATTGGAAAAAGGACGAGGTAAATAATCTTAAAGAACTGATTGACGGCCATAGCGTAGTAGGTATGGCTAATCTAGCAGATATACCAGCTCCTCAACTCCAAAAGATGAGAAGAACCTTAAAAGAGGACGCAACTGTAAAAATGTCAAGAAAGACATTGATGAGCCTTGCTTTAAGTGAATCTCAAAAATCTAATATAGATGCTCTCGGAGAACATATGGAAGGGCAACCTGCATTAATCTTTACAAATATGAATCCATTTAAGCTTTTTAAGATTCTTGAAGCTAGTAAGACTCCTGCTCCTGCAAAGGCTGGAAGTATTGCCCCTGCAGATATTGTAGTACCTAAAGGTGACACAGCTTTCAAACCAGGTCCTATTCTTGGGGAACTTCAAAAAGTCGGTATTCCTGCAAAAATTGATAAAGGAAAAATCGTCATAACCAAGGATAAGGTTGTTGTAGCTGAAGGGGAAGTAGTTTCCAGGGAGATAGCAGGTATTCTTACAAGACTTGATATCCACCCAATGGAAGTTGGAATTGATTTAGTAGCAGCATATGAAGATCAAACGGTATACACATCTGATCTTTTAACAATTGATGAGAGTAAAACCATATCTGATATACAGACTGCATTCTCTCAAGCATTGAACTTATCAGTAAATGCTTCAATATACAACAAAGTGGCTATGCCATATATAATACAGAATGCTGCAAGCAAGTCAATGAATCTAGCATTAAATGCAGAAATTCTCACATCAAAAACAACAGACTTACTGTTATCCAAGGCTTACTTACAAATGTTAGCACTGGCATCTGAAATAGCTAGCAAAAATGAAGAAGCACTTGATGATGAACTTCTGGACAAACTAAAATCACGCCCACAGGCTGTTGAAGTTAAATCAGAAGAAAAAGAAGAAGATGAAGACGAAGAAGAAGAGGAAGAAGAAAAAGAAGAAGATGCCGCAGCAGGGTTAGGTGCCTTGTTTGGTTAA
- a CDS encoding 50S ribosomal protein L1 yields MNQEIVEAVKKAKEESKPRNFTQSIDVVINIKDLDVKKPENRFDEEVFLPNGRGKGIKIAVIADGELAILAENAGADLVISKADLEELGKDRKQAKKMASQYTFFVAQADMMPQVGRFLGPVLGPRKKMPKPVPATVKPDPILERLSNTVKVRIKDQPVIQAIVGSQDMDDELIADNVEAVLGVLDRNLEKGRNQIKSMYVKTTMGPVTRVI; encoded by the coding sequence ATGAATCAAGAGATAGTGGAAGCAGTGAAGAAGGCTAAGGAAGAATCCAAGCCGAGAAACTTCACACAGTCTATCGATGTTGTTATAAACATCAAAGATTTAGACGTGAAAAAACCAGAAAACAGATTTGATGAAGAAGTCTTCCTTCCAAATGGACGCGGTAAAGGCATTAAAATTGCCGTTATAGCAGATGGTGAACTGGCAATTCTAGCAGAAAATGCCGGTGCAGACCTTGTAATCAGCAAAGCTGATTTAGAAGAGCTGGGAAAAGACCGGAAACAGGCCAAAAAAATGGCCAGTCAATACACATTTTTTGTTGCACAGGCAGATATGATGCCACAGGTTGGTAGATTTTTAGGACCAGTTCTTGGGCCTAGGAAAAAAATGCCAAAACCAGTTCCAGCTACTGTAAAACCAGATCCTATATTGGAAAGGCTTTCTAATACTGTAAAAGTAAGAATAAAAGATCAGCCAGTTATTCAGGCGATTGTAGGTTCACAAGATATGGATGATGAACTGATTGCGGATAATGTAGAAGCTGTGCTTGGCGTATTGGACAGGAACCTTGAAAAAGGAAGAAACCAAATAAAATCCATGTATGTTAAAACAACCATGGGTCCAGTAACGAGGGTGATCTAA